A window of Mucilaginibacter sp. PAMC 26640 contains these coding sequences:
- a CDS encoding rod shape-determining protein MreD yields MSRIILVNLIRFVTLVFLQVFLLKNVALYDLSTPYLYILFILLLPFETPNIVLFLLSFILGIVIDMFYDTPGLHAAACVFLALIRVLFISITVQKDGFDNEPEPTLRIMGFRWFFSYALILTAVHHFFLFNLEVFHFSEIQYTLSRFLLSSILTVFLMLVSGLLFFKSKERK; encoded by the coding sequence ATGAGTAGAATAATCCTGGTAAACTTAATCCGTTTTGTAACGCTGGTTTTTTTGCAGGTATTTCTGCTAAAAAACGTGGCGCTATATGATTTGAGTACTCCCTATTTATATATCCTTTTTATTCTTTTACTACCCTTCGAAACACCTAATATAGTATTGTTTTTACTATCTTTTATCTTGGGAATAGTTATCGATATGTTTTACGATACCCCGGGTTTACATGCTGCGGCATGTGTTTTTTTAGCGCTGATAAGAGTGCTATTCATTAGTATAACCGTACAGAAGGATGGTTTTGACAATGAGCCGGAACCGACACTTCGTATTATGGGTTTCCGGTGGTTTTTTTCATATGCGCTGATCCTTACTGCAGTCCATCACTTTTTCCTTTTCAACCTGGAGGTATTTCACTTTTCGGAAATTCAATACACACTAAGTCGCTTTTTATTAAGTTCAATATTAACCGTATTTTTAATGTTGGTTTCTGGATTGTTGTTTTTCAAAAGTAAAGAGCGTAAATGA